A stretch of DNA from Misgurnus anguillicaudatus chromosome 15, ASM2758022v2, whole genome shotgun sequence:
aagtttttaaattaatgttcccatttactccagactttgtttttcaatgtctggtgggaaaaaagtaaatttaagcaatttttacattttcatgcttgacatttttaaaaccaagttttcgtgagaatcacccaaacattgagaaaatcgcctttaaagttgttcaaatgaagtctttagcaaCTGTATTCACTCACAAAAGTATTTTTctctatatatttataataggaAATTGACAAAacatcttcatggaacatgatctttacaaaatatcctaatgatttttggcataaaataatttttatccaTACAATGCATTGATGGCTATTCCTACAAATATAGCCATCCGACTAAAGACTGGTTTTgcggtccagggtcacatatttgtaGCCTGGGAAAACCCAGACAACTTCCGGCAAATTTTGATTTGCTCAGCAAGTAGTCTGGCAAAGAGGCCATTCAAGCCCATTTCCAATGCAGAGAAATCGCGGCACCAATCAAAAATGTTGGGGCGGGCTTTACACGATGACGACAGCGCAGAAACggtgaagcagattttgtacattacaaagatgGATGCCGCTGTGGAACATCACTCATTCGAATCATCTATCGTGTCTGTTTAAAGTGatttaaacttttccttttcATTAAAACCCGAGCAAATAACAACACTCGAagccttcatatctaaaaaaatgtgtttatcaaaagtctgatatagctctgcatacgtcatctccttcagcgctgtgattggttttaggtctatccaattggacACAGAGGCATTTGAGAGACGTCCATTGGTGACGTCCCTTTGGAAAAGATTTGTCTATGCCAGACCATAACTCGGTTACTACTGAGAATGGTCTGGTTTGAACCAGGCTAACATATTTGTTGTGCACATTGTCTTTTAGGATGGTGTTGGACTGTGTTGGTGCACATGCTGGAGTGACTGCGGATGGCACAAAGTCATTTATTCTCATGCTGGCCGCGTTGCTGCGAGGAATTCAGGATTTTGCACACATCCATCGCATTGGACCCTCTAATGCCCATTACCTCCAAAATCTGGCTCATCGACTGCTGACGTTCAGTTGTCAGGAGTTGGATGATGTCATAACACACAAAATTATCCCATATGCCTCATTGTATTGCAGTCGGCATAGTTGCAAACAGGACAGCAGTGTCCTTGATTTGTTAGTTGGCGGGTATGTTGCTGGACGATTGGGGATTGGTCAGGCTGATATACTGAAACGTGTTCTGTGTGAATTTTACCACAAAGTGAGCCACGGTCAAGACGCTGTAAAAGCAATCACATTCCTCCATTTGCATTTCTCCCTTTTGCATACAACAGTGTCGGGACTTTCTATTGGCTGTTCAGAGGTGATCGAAGGTCTGGTTGTGACTCGTGATTGGTCAGTGTGGACAGAACTGAAAGGATCGGTGAAAGCGCTCGTAATATATGAGAGTCTCGGGTCCCCCTATATTGAGGAGAGTGACAATACATATCTGTGCGTTCAACGTGACTGGCTGCCATGTGTAGATCGAGTCCTAGAAAAGAGGTTGGCGAGCCTTTTGCACTTACAAGTGCGTGTGTTGCTGTCATCTGTAAAGCAGCCGGAAGTTGTGACGCAGTGGGCCCGGCTGAACCATGTTGCTGTGTTGGAGTGTGTCGATTCGGCCCGGCTGGACTTGCTTTGCCACATGAGCGTAGCAGAGACTCTTCCTCATCCGCCACTTCAACACCTCCTGATGCTGAACTCCTGTAGCCGTGTCCATCTGGGTGGACATCGGTATGCTTGTCTGGGAACTTCGCTTCAAACCCACACACTTGTTTTGTGCGGACCCACTCCGGGAATTCTTGACCAGGCTGTGTGTGTGAGCCGAGGCGTATTCACACTGCTGCAACATCTGTGTCAAACTAAACCTGTAAATCAGTACACAGATTCTGAAACTTATGCACAAAGAGAAAACATAGACGTACAGGAAGACCCTAATGATGCAGTTTCTGGCCAATCACAAACCTTTCTTTCATCTCGGGACTTATGGGATAGAGTTATAAGAGCTGGTGGAGTGCTTCCTGTTGGCGGCACGTTTGAGTTCTTGTTACATCACTTCCTGTCCAATAGCCGTAACCGTGGTGACTCGGAAAGCTGTAGACTGTTGGCAGATGCTTTACTGTGTGTGCCCAGAACTTTGTACTCCCGCAGACGCTTCATGGACCTCCAGACACATCTCTTAAATGATCTCAAGCAAGGAACCGAAGTTCAAGGGTCAGTGGAAGTTTTGGATGCACGGTCAAAGTTTGGGCTTGGGTTCAGTTCAACACTTTCAGTGAATTTAGAGTCAGTCAGTAGTAAACAGCAGCTGGTTGTTTCTGTGTTGCAATGTTTGAACAGACTTTTACGTATAGGAGCAATTCTACACACCCGCTCTCCAGTCTTCATCAAAACTCCTGCACTGTctgaggatgatgatgatgagggaCTCCAATAAAATCTTTATCATTTAGAATCTAATCAACCAGCAAATGTATGAGCTACTGTATCTCATGAACTGTACTCACCTGCTA
This window harbors:
- the bbs10 gene encoding Bardet-Biedl syndrome 10 protein produces the protein MQEECVSLQLSLNVVGVLECVVRRCLGPDGGSVLFTRDTGEIIITRHGQRILNTLHLEHPMARMVLDCVGAHAGVTADGTKSFILMLAALLRGIQDFAHIHRIGPSNAHYLQNLAHRLLTFSCQELDDVITHKIIPYASLYCSRHSCKQDSSVLDLLVGGYVAGRLGIGQADILKRVLCEFYHKVSHGQDAVKAITFLHLHFSLLHTTVSGLSIGCSEVIEGLVVTRDWSVWTELKGSVKALVIYESLGSPYIEESDNTYLCVQRDWLPCVDRVLEKRLASLLHLQVRVLLSSVKQPEVVTQWARLNHVAVLECVDSARLDLLCHMSVAETLPHPPLQHLLMLNSCSRVHLGGHRYACLGTSLQTHTLVLCGPTPGILDQAVCVSRGVFTLLQHLCQTKPVNQYTDSETYAQRENIDVQEDPNDAVSGQSQTFLSSRDLWDRVIRAGGVLPVGGTFEFLLHHFLSNSRNRGDSESCRLLADALLCVPRTLYSRRRFMDLQTHLLNDLKQGTEVQGSVEVLDARSKFGLGFSSTLSVNLESVSSKQQLVVSVLQCLNRLLRIGAILHTRSPVFIKTPALSEDDDDEGLQ